The Streptomyces sp. NBC_00659 genomic interval GTTGGGCATGCTCGGCATCGAACCCAATGTCGAAGTCTCTGCGGACAGCTTCCTGGCACTGCTGCTCCTCGTCGCCGGCACCCGGCGGATCGCGCTGGTCCAGGAGCGGTTCGCCCGGCTGCTCGCGCCGGTCACGTCGGTCCGGGTCCTTCAACCGCCTTACGAGGCGGTGCCGTTGAGAGAGGCCTTGTGGTGGCATCCGGTCCACACGCACGACGCGGCCCACATCTGGCTCCGCGAGACGGCGGCGCGGGTGGGCGCACGCATGGCGTCGGCGCCAGGTGGCCCGGCTGATCTGTGAGCATTCGCCTTGCGGCGTCGCCCGATCGGCGAACTGACCGTCGAGGACACGCACTTGTTGATCAGGCAGGACATAGGCCTGCCCCACGCAGGACGCTCCCCGTGAAGAGAAGGCCGGCGTATCCACGGGACGTCTCGCCGGAGCAAGCGCGGGACCGGACGCGTCGATGGTCGGCCACGGGTGAGCCGGCGGACCATGGCACGGTGCTCTGACCTCCCACAGGCAGATGTCTGGCCCGGCAGCATGCTCCACACCCCTTCGGACGGGGCGGATCCGCGAAGCGTTACCGGGTCTGTCGGCCGAGCGGCTGTGGGCGCGCCCGGCCGGGCCGGATCAGACGGCCGAGTTTCGGGCCTGTCCAGGCGTCCGGCGCCGGTCGGCCGTCGGTGCCGGGGGCCGCTCCGGTGTCATCGCCGGAGCAGCCGGTGATGAGCGCGAGGGCGGCCGTTGAGATTCATTCAACGTGATGTCGAGCGCCGCTGCTACGTCGTTCGCCGGTTGGTGGTGGCGCCCGCCGTGATGAGGAGAGCGACAGTTGCGGGGTGGGGGCCGTTGTTCGCCCAGTCCAAGGGGGACCAGCCCGTGCCGTGATCTTCCTGTGCATTCGGATCGGCACCGTGCGCCAACAGCGCGCGCACCGTCTCGGTGTGCCCCCAGCTTGCGGCTGCGCACAACGGCGTGCCCTCTGCGCCGATTCCGCTGCTCTCGGTGTCAGGGGAGGCGCCGGCCGTGAGAAGCAGGCGGGCGATCTCGGCTTCTCCGTTCACGGATGCGGCGTACAGAGGGGTTGTGCCTTCGCTGTCGGCTTGCTCCGGGTTGGCCCCAGTCCGCAGAACCGCCTTCACGACAGCGGTGTCACCCACCGGAATTGCGTTGAAGAGGCGCCGTGAGAGCTTCTTTCGCTGCCGCTGGTTCATGAGAGCCGAGGCTAGTGCCGCGGCAGGCAATGTTTGCCCGTCAAGGAGCGGCGCCCGGTGCGTGCTCTCGGTGTGCCGGCCGGAAGTCCTCGTACTGGATGTACTTGGGCTTTCGGCCGGTGCGGCGAGAGTGCGTGCCGGGAGTCGCGACGGGGCGAACGTTGCCTGTCGCGGCACTAGCGACTGGGCCTGTGGTGGGGCCAGTCATATCCATTCGTTGATGGCCGCGACCAGCACTGTTGCTTCGTAGCAGACCTCAAGTCTGCCGTATCGCGTGGCAACGGCGCGGTGCCTCTTGAGGCGGGACGTTCCTGGGCCGGGTGGCATCACCACGTCACCCTGGTCACCGCCGCCCACGCCTTCCTCACCGAACAACGCCTGGCCCCAAAAGCCGATACAGCCAACTCACCCTCCACCAGATCCTCGACGCCCTCCAGGACCTGCTGAACTGCTGGACCGGCACCTGCACCACCTGCCACCAACCCCTCCCCGCCAGAACACACACCGCACCAAGACCCAGACAGACCCAACGGAGTCCTATTAGTCCTCTGACCGGCAACGTTCACCGGGTTAACTGCTGGATCGAGTGTTTGCTGGGCCTGTAGGTTGCCGACGTGAGTGATGATGGCAAGACTCGGATCCGATTCGCGGAGAATGCAGATGCAGCCCTGATCGCGCGCATCCACATGACCTCTCGGTCGGCGACCATGCCCTACCTGCCCCCGCAGAAGCGCAGTCACGAGCAGGTGACCCGATGGGTCCAGGACGTCCTGCTCAAGCTATGTCGCACTTGGGTCGCAGTGCGTGATGCCGAGATCATCGGCTACGCGGCCCTCGACGGCAACATGCTCGAACACCTCTATTTGCGCCCGGACGTCCGCCGGCAAGGAATCGGCACGCTACTGCTCGATGAGGTCAGGCGGCACAGCCCTGACGGGGTGTCCCTGCACGTCTTTCAGCAGAACACCGATGCCCGCGCGTTCTACGAGAGCCACAGTTTCACCGTCCTCGACACCAACGATGGTGATCGCAACATGGAGAACCTGCCCGACATGACGCTTCGCTGGACGCCGAACAGCGTCCAGTAATCCGTACCGACCGGACGAGCCAAAGGCTCACGCCGCAGCGGCGAGGGGGCGTCCGCCCCAGGGGATGCCTTTCTCGCTGCGGATGCGGGCGCGCTCCTTGCGCTGTGCAGCGAGGACGTCAGGGTGGCGGACGTTGGCGTTGCGCCGGCGCAGATAGCGATGCAAGGCCCGGGTCTGCGCGGGATGGCTGCGGTGGTTGGAATTCGCCACGGTGAACTGCCGCAGCGGGCCGGAATGGGCCTCGATCGGGTTGGCCCAGGAGGCATAGGTCGGGGTGAAGCACAGCTCGACCTTGTTCTTCTTCGCCCGCCTCGGATGTCTGCTCCGGTATGGGCGGAGAGGTTGTCCAAGATGATGTAGATCGGGGCTCCGTCGGACCGGGCCGCGCGGATCGATTTTGGCGGTGCCCTTGCGGCGCCGGTTGACGCCCCACAACCGGTCGTCTCCCACGGAGTAGCAGCCGTGCAAGTACGTGACGCCGTGGGTGCGGCGGTAGGTCGCCGGCAGGCGGTCGGGCTTGCCCTGTTTCGCCCAACAGGAGCCTGCGGTGGGCCTGATCCCCAGGGGCCCGAACTCGTCGAAGGCGAACACCCGGTCGGGGAAGCGGTCCAGCACGTGCTCGATGCGGTCGAGCTTGGCATCGCGTTCGGGATCGGGCGACTCCTTCCAGGTCTTGGTGCGCTGGGAGGTGATGCCACGGCGTAACAGCAGGCACCGTAACGCTTCACGACCGACACGGATGACGCGTCCGTGGACGCGGCGCAGGTAGGCGGCGAGTTTACGGATCGACCAACGGGTGAAGGGCTGGCCGAGCTTGGTGGGGCAGGTGGTGACCGTCTGCACGACGAAGTCCTCGTCGTCACGACTGAGCAGGCGGGGACGGCCTCCCGCCCATCGAGGGTCCAGACAGTTCAGGCCGATCTCGTTGAACCGGTGAATCACGTCCCGGACCATGTCCTCGTGGCCTGGACCAACTGGGCAATCACCGGGACACGGTTCCCGCCGGCGGACGCGAGCAGCATCATCGCCCGCCGATAGCGCACCGAGTTTGTACTGCCCCGGCGCACGATCTGCTGCAGCTTCTGTCCCTCCTGGTCGGTCAGTCTGCGCACCCGCACAGGCTCAGCCACCACACCTCCCGCGGTCGGAACGGACGTCACCGCCCATCCAACCGCTCCCATCGCCAACCCGGCGAACCTTCCTGGTCAGAGCACTATCCGAGCTTTTGCAGCACCTCGGCGACGGTGGTCCGGTACGTCCGCAGCGCCTGCAGTCCGGCGGCGTAGCGGTCGCGGTGGTGTGTGATGTCCACGGCCTGCTTCTGCGCCCGTACGGTGTGCCAGAGCTCGGCCGTATGGTGGCGGCGCTTGCAGGTGACGTCCGCGACGGCGGTGGACCGCTCCCGCTGCGTATGCCGGGTGTTGCCCTTCCCGTCCCGCTGCCAGGCGGTGTCCGTGTACGCCGCGACGGGATCGGGATAGCGCGTGAATCCTTGTTCTGCCACGCAGCGGGACCACACCTCCCAAGCCGAGCGGAGGCGCGGGTCGCGCTTGACCGCCTTGTCGACCTCGATCGCCCGTGTGGTTGCGTAGAGCCAGTCCCGCTTGAGGTCGATGCCGCGCATCAGCCGCCGGTTCGCATCGGCGTTGCAGGCGGGGAGGTCCGCATACTCGGCGTTGGTCATCCGGCGGCCCTTCGGCTGGAGGGCCAGCGGCCTTGCCGGGTCCCAGCCGTAGCCCCAGCGGCGGGCGGTGGTGAGATCCAGGGCACCGTAGTCGGTGCTGACCGCGGTGACGACGACGGGGTCGCTGGGGTAGCGCGGGTCGAGCGGGAAGTCCGGGTGGCCACGCTCCGCCATGCACTGACGGACCAGCAACGCCGATGCCCGCTGCCATCGCTGGTAGTCCTGCGGCGTGTAGTCGTAGCGGTCGGCAGGCAGGGGGCCGAGGTCCGACGCCGTACGGATGACCTTCGGCCCTCCTGGACCGGAGACACAGACCGCCGCCAGCACCGCCGCCGCACCCAGCCGCCACCCCCGCTTCGTCATGCGAAGAGATGCTAGCGAGCGGTGTGGAGCGGTCAGCCGTGACCCCGCCAACTCAGCGACGCACGCCATGACTTAAAGCGACGGAAAGCCCGATCAGGCGACTCCTGTCGCAGTGGGCGCGCACCTGGGCGTGTCACCTGGCCGGGCATGGGCGCGGCTACGCACGCGGCGAGAGCGGGCGCCGCCAGGCCGCGCACCCAACCGCCGAGCCCCACAGCATCAGGCATTCACAGTACGGCCCAAGGACGTATGAACCGCCCTCTGAGGACAGAACCAGGGCGATCGGTTCCTCCAAGTCGAGGTCCGTCGCACAGCCTTGACGGCATTGGTCCGGTCCAATAGCGTCGCCCCGCACAGAACTCCACACGGCTCAACACCCGCCAGCCGTCACCTGCGCTGATGGTGTGTCCGCCGGCCGAGGGACGGGATTCCGGCCGCCCGCTGTGGGCCCGCCCGCCCACGGCAGCCCAGGTGCCGGTCCTCGCCTGCTCGTCGTCATCCAGATCCTCAAGTGCGTGTGCACTGCTCACCGTTGATGGAGATCACCGGGGCGGCATGGCGGACAGACACGATCACGCCTTTTCTTCGAAGGTCGGACATATGCAATTATCCTCTGCAAGATCACCGCGCCGCGGATGGAAGAGAGCGCTGACTCTGATTCCCGTCGTCGTGGTGACGATGGCGGCCACCGTCACCGGGACGCTGAACGCCGAAGCGGCAGTGCCCCCGACGCCGTCGGGCTTCACGCTCACCTGGAGCGACGACTTCAGCGGTGCGTCCGGCACCGGCATCGACCAGAGCCTGTGGAAGTACGACACCGGGCCGGGAAGCAACTTCGGCACCGGCGAGATCGAGACCATGACCAACAGCACCTCGAACGTCTATTACGACGGCCAGGGGCATCTGGTTCTCCAAGCGCTGCATTCCGGTTCCGACCCGCGGGGCGGATGGACCTCCGGGCGCGTGGAGACCCAGTCGGCGGCATTTGGCGCCCCGGCCGGCGGAGTCGTACGTATCGAGTCCGTCCTCCAGCAGCCCAACGTCACCACCGCCAACGGCGCGGGCTACTGGCCGGCGTTCTGGATGCTCGGCGCGCCGCTGCGCGACGGTGTGACCTGGCCGAAGTCCGGCGAGATCGACATCATGGAGGACATCAACGGCCGCAGCTCCGTTTTCAGCACCCTCCACTGCGGCGTGAACCCGGGCGGGCCGTGCAACGAGTCGACCGGCATCGGCTCGGGTGAACGCGCCTGCGCCGGCTGCCAGACCGGCTTCCACGACTACGCGGCGGAGATCGACCGCTCGGTGTCGCCGGAGCAGATCAGGTTCTACCTCGACGGGAACAACTTCTTCACCGTCAGCGCCAACCAGGTGGACGCGACGACCTGGGCCGACGCGGTCGACCACCCCTTCTTCATCATCTACGACCTGGCGATCGGCGGCGGCTTCCCCGACGCCTTCGGTGGGGGCCCGAACGCGTCGACGGTCTCCGGCGGCAAACTGGTCGTCGACTCCGTGGCCGTCTACAACAAGGGGCCTGGCTCCGGGGGCGGCGGCGGTTCGTCGACCGGCCAGACGATCACCGGACCGGGCGGCAAGTGTGTCGATGTGGCGGGTGACGACACCGGCGGCGACGGCACCGCGGTCCAGCTGTGGGACTGCCAGTCGGCGGCCAAGGACCAGCACTGGACCTGGAGCGGCCAGACCCTCCAGACCCTCGGCAAATGCCTGGACATCGCCGGCGGCAACAGCGCCGCGGGTACGAAGTTGCAGCTCGCCACGTGCAACAGCGGCGGCTACCAGGCATGGGTGCGGCAGAGCGACGGCTCGCTGAAGAACCCGGCCAGCGGCCGGTGCATCGACTCGCCGTCGGGTGCCACCGCGAACGGCACACGCCTCCAGCTCTGGGACTGCAACAGCTCCGGCGCCCAGAACTTCGCCATCGGTACCCCGGTCTACGGACCGGGCGGCAAGTGTGTGGACGTGGCGGGTGACGACACCGGCGGCGACGGCACCGCGATCCAGCTGTGGGACTGCCAGCAGGCAACCTCGCTCGACCAGAAGTGGACGTGGAACGGTCAGACCCTGCGCACGCTGGGCAAGTGCCTGGACATCGCGGGCGGTGTCAACACGGCGGGCACGCAACTCCAGTTGGCCACCTGCAACGGCGGTGCCTACCAGAACTGGATCGCCAACGCCGACGGCTCGATGTCCAACCCGGTCACCGGCCGGTGCATCGACTCACCCTCCGGCGCCACCGCGAACGGCACACGCCTCCAGATCTGGGACTGCAACAGCTCCGGCGCCCAGAAGTTCGCCCTGGCATGAGAGGGAGGAGGCTCCCTGCCCCCGGCAGAAGCCTCCTCCCTTCCCCTGCTCCAGACCCTGTGTGAACCGAGGTCGGGTACATCGAAGGGCAGCACCTCAGCCGGTGAAGCTCTTCGATGTATCGCCGGTGAGCACTGGCGCACTGGCGCAGGACACGAGTCGCGAGTCCGTCAGGGGTGACCATGTCGTCGGCCGCACCGTGCGGCGTGCCGCGGTCCGGCCGAGACAGGCCCGGGCGATCTCTCTAACCGGCCCGGCAGTTCAGGACCGGCGTACCGGCGCCACCCGGCGTCGCACCGAACCCGAACCCGGTGGAAGCGCCGGCCGCGATGGCGCCGTTGTGGTCGGCGTTGTTCGCGGTCACCGTCCTGCCCACCTGGCTGTAGGAGGCGTTCCACATCGCGGAGATGGTCTGGCCGCCCGGCCACTCCCACGTGACCTGCCACGACTTGGTCGCCGAGGAGCCCGTGTTGGTGACCGTGACGTCGGCGTTGAATCCGCTGCCCCAGTCGCTGCTCACCTTGTAGGTGGCGCTGCATCCGCTGGAGCCGCCCCCGGTGCCGGCGGTCGTCGCGGTGACCGACGCGGACGCCGCGGAGGTGTTGCCTGCCGCGTCGCGAGCCCGCACGGTGTAGTCGTAACGGGTCCCCGCGGTGAGGCTCGTGTCGGTGAAGGACGTGCCGGTGGCCTCACCGGCCTTGGCGTTGCCACGGTAGACGTCGTAGCCGGTCACCCCGGTGTCGTCGGTGGAGGCTTTCCAGGACAGGGACACACTCGACGCGGTGGTACCGGTCACGGCCAGTCCGGTCGGTGCCGAGGGCGCGTTCGTATCTCCGCCTCCCCCGCCTCCGGTGAAGCCCGGGGCCTTGATGGCCGCCAGGTAGCCGTCCTTCACGGTGTCCACGGTCTGCCAGTCGTCCTTGAGGATGCCTCCCGTGTCGCCGGAGTTCGGATTCCACGACCAGAAGGTCCAGTTGAAGCTGTCGGCCCCGTACGTGTTCGTGGGGCGCAGGTAGTCGACGAGCGCCGCGAGCCACTTCTGGTCGACCGTCGACT includes:
- a CDS encoding ankyrin repeat domain-containing protein translates to MNQRQRKKLSRRLFNAIPVGDTAVVKAVLRTGANPEQADSEGTTPLYAASVNGEAEIARLLLTAGASPDTESSGIGAEGTPLCAAASWGHTETVRALLAHGADPNAQEDHGTGWSPLDWANNGPHPATVALLITAGATTNRRTT
- a CDS encoding GNAT family N-acetyltransferase, encoding MSDDGKTRIRFAENADAALIARIHMTSRSATMPYLPPQKRSHEQVTRWVQDVLLKLCRTWVAVRDAEIIGYAALDGNMLEHLYLRPDVRRQGIGTLLLDEVRRHSPDGVSLHVFQQNTDARAFYESHSFTVLDTNDGDRNMENLPDMTLRWTPNSVQ
- a CDS encoding ricin-type beta-trefoil lectin domain protein, encoding MAATVTGTLNAEAAVPPTPSGFTLTWSDDFSGASGTGIDQSLWKYDTGPGSNFGTGEIETMTNSTSNVYYDGQGHLVLQALHSGSDPRGGWTSGRVETQSAAFGAPAGGVVRIESVLQQPNVTTANGAGYWPAFWMLGAPLRDGVTWPKSGEIDIMEDINGRSSVFSTLHCGVNPGGPCNESTGIGSGERACAGCQTGFHDYAAEIDRSVSPEQIRFYLDGNNFFTVSANQVDATTWADAVDHPFFIIYDLAIGGGFPDAFGGGPNASTVSGGKLVVDSVAVYNKGPGSGGGGGSSTGQTITGPGGKCVDVAGDDTGGDGTAVQLWDCQSAAKDQHWTWSGQTLQTLGKCLDIAGGNSAAGTKLQLATCNSGGYQAWVRQSDGSLKNPASGRCIDSPSGATANGTRLQLWDCNSSGAQNFAIGTPVYGPGGKCVDVAGDDTGGDGTAIQLWDCQQATSLDQKWTWNGQTLRTLGKCLDIAGGVNTAGTQLQLATCNGGAYQNWIANADGSMSNPVTGRCIDSPSGATANGTRLQIWDCNSSGAQKFALA